The following coding sequences lie in one Alicyclobacillus curvatus genomic window:
- a CDS encoding DUF1641 domain-containing protein, which produces MAAPIAAVPKEVFLEDLDSPNAAGQVTHAAESASNKLHHLLDVLEETGWIDVFTAALEQRESLLGILVDELNRPGAVQAVKSVIGLGQMFSNLDPAALTAMGKGVTDGVNRVYEGSMIEVHGIWDVLKASRDPDISRAFSTILTILKSMGEALR; this is translated from the coding sequence ATGGCGGCACCAATTGCAGCGGTTCCAAAAGAGGTTTTTCTCGAGGACCTGGACTCGCCGAATGCCGCAGGTCAGGTGACCCATGCTGCAGAGAGCGCAAGCAACAAGTTGCATCATTTGCTTGATGTGCTCGAGGAAACAGGTTGGATTGACGTGTTCACAGCGGCACTCGAACAGCGAGAGTCGCTGCTTGGTATTCTGGTGGATGAACTGAATCGCCCGGGCGCGGTTCAGGCTGTAAAAAGCGTCATTGGCCTTGGGCAGATGTTCAGCAACCTCGACCCGGCCGCGCTTACAGCGATGGGAAAAGGGGTTACAGACGGAGTGAATAGGGTTTATGAAGGCTCGATGATTGAGGTTCACGGGATTTGGGACGTTCTTAAGGCCTCCCGCGACCCGGATATCAGCCGCGCCTTCTCTACGATTTTGACCATTTTAAAGTCGATGGGTGAGGCGCTGCGCTGA
- a CDS encoding polysaccharide deacetylase family protein, whose protein sequence is MSEAGPKITATATTRLRSRLKSVRTTTALSVIISSLLLVGCDTAMTNTANPAKQNDAVKPSTVGTSSNHGHVSNSVTTKSSTTTSSVIQTSTTQTSATGARLATSGALWFASPLNYEPVKAVSVDAHVSVPVLMYHDITYLKNNSLGMSATQFDSEMTWLYQHGFHPINLGQLFGAFYHGYKLPSRPIVITFDDGYKSVYSNAFPELQKYHFQATVFMITGAVGRTTGFPELSWSDLQAMESSGLVDVESHTVHHIALSLASAAVQQAELVDSANTLQTHLRHPILYFCYPSSNYNQQTMQDLKTNGYLLAFTEHPGYANSTQGPYQLHRLRVWEDMPLQDFAGMLSTSLSG, encoded by the coding sequence ATGAGTGAGGCTGGTCCGAAGATAACAGCAACAGCAACAACAAGGTTGCGCAGCCGTTTGAAATCGGTGCGCACTACAACAGCCCTGTCGGTGATAATCTCCAGCCTGCTCCTCGTCGGGTGTGATACCGCGATGACAAACACGGCAAATCCTGCGAAGCAAAATGACGCCGTAAAACCATCTACTGTGGGCACGAGTTCGAACCACGGACATGTGTCAAATTCTGTGACAACGAAATCTTCTACCACAACGTCTTCCGTAATCCAGACTTCCACCACACAGACTTCCGCCACGGGAGCTCGTCTGGCTACATCGGGGGCGCTTTGGTTTGCTTCACCCCTGAATTATGAGCCTGTCAAAGCAGTCTCTGTCGATGCACACGTTTCCGTTCCGGTCCTGATGTATCACGACATCACGTATCTGAAAAACAACAGCCTTGGTATGTCCGCAACACAGTTTGACAGTGAAATGACGTGGCTTTATCAGCACGGTTTTCATCCAATCAACCTTGGACAGCTGTTCGGTGCCTTTTACCACGGTTACAAACTGCCGTCCCGTCCCATTGTCATCACGTTTGACGATGGCTATAAGAGTGTTTACAGCAATGCTTTTCCTGAGCTGCAAAAATACCATTTTCAGGCGACCGTGTTCATGATTACAGGCGCCGTTGGGCGCACAACCGGGTTTCCAGAACTCAGTTGGAGTGACCTTCAGGCGATGGAGTCGAGCGGCCTCGTCGACGTCGAATCCCACACAGTGCACCACATTGCCTTGTCACTCGCGAGTGCAGCTGTCCAGCAAGCAGAGCTCGTGGATTCGGCCAACACCTTGCAGACGCATCTACGCCATCCCATCCTGTATTTCTGCTACCCGAGCAGCAATTACAACCAGCAAACGATGCAGGACCTGAAAACGAACGGGTATCTGCTCGCCTTTACAGAGCACCCGGGTTACGCAAACAGCACTCAAGGTCCTTATCAGTTGCACCGACTGCGGGTCTGGGAAGACATGCCGCTGCAGGACTTTGCCGGTATGCTCTCGACGTCTCTGTCCGGATGA
- a CDS encoding fused MFS/spermidine synthase — MAIRSRQESHRIALQPKFYYFYVLATGASVMALELAASRFLAPYFGTSMIVWANIIGLILLALSVGYFVGGRIADKHPNHNLLMYISWTAGLWTASLPIWGHLIFRSLSAGILNTPFTVIILSLVAVLLVFAPPVFLLAMVSPFTIRLTTKTSGDAGKVAGNLYAFSTIGSLIGTFGTAFFTIPTLGVVQTLLTWSLVLILVSVLGLSKRSMVAVISVLVFALLAFAGMKASGAHSPYGKVVWSKDTLYQYVQVVKEGDGSTALIYNEGGGVQSVARPNNALGPYDYYDDYLMLPFLTKDARSVAVLGSAGGTIPHLLSVYDKPDFPKLTVTGVEIDPAVIPLDYEYFGLKPGEARLVNQDARVFIRNTTQKFDIVIVDAYINQIYIPPHMSTVEFFGEIKSRLRQGGIAALNVNATTKNSPLLLSFEKTLKQVYPYVYQVRARGEFNYLLLASDSPIDVNRLSVISPRNPLFSVAQQWPLKLNPLTAKDVQKGMILTDNRAPIEMLTDSMIFNYARQEVSPTRQ; from the coding sequence ATGGCCATTCGCTCTCGTCAAGAAAGTCATCGCATTGCTCTTCAGCCAAAGTTCTATTACTTTTATGTACTCGCAACGGGCGCGTCAGTCATGGCACTCGAACTGGCCGCATCTCGATTTCTTGCCCCTTATTTTGGGACATCCATGATTGTTTGGGCGAACATCATTGGCTTAATTCTACTCGCCCTGTCTGTCGGCTACTTTGTCGGCGGCCGGATTGCGGACAAGCATCCCAATCACAACCTTTTGATGTATATCTCTTGGACCGCCGGATTGTGGACGGCATCATTACCTATCTGGGGACATCTTATTTTCCGAAGTCTGTCTGCGGGGATTTTGAACACCCCGTTTACTGTCATTATCCTTTCACTGGTGGCCGTCCTCCTGGTGTTTGCGCCACCGGTTTTTCTGCTCGCGATGGTGAGTCCGTTTACCATCCGACTGACAACAAAGACATCCGGCGACGCGGGGAAAGTGGCTGGAAACCTCTACGCATTCTCGACAATCGGGAGTCTGATTGGGACATTCGGGACTGCCTTTTTCACCATCCCGACCCTTGGCGTCGTTCAGACTTTGCTCACCTGGTCTCTTGTCCTCATTCTCGTCAGCGTCTTGGGATTGTCGAAACGGAGCATGGTTGCAGTCATTTCGGTTTTGGTGTTTGCTCTGCTCGCGTTTGCCGGCATGAAGGCTTCTGGAGCGCACAGCCCATATGGGAAAGTGGTATGGAGCAAAGACACATTGTACCAATATGTACAGGTCGTCAAAGAAGGGGACGGTTCAACGGCGCTCATCTACAACGAGGGCGGCGGTGTGCAGTCAGTAGCCAGACCGAATAATGCCTTGGGTCCGTATGATTATTACGACGATTACTTGATGTTGCCGTTTCTCACAAAAGACGCGCGCAGTGTCGCTGTCCTTGGCTCTGCCGGCGGGACCATTCCCCATCTCCTGTCCGTCTATGACAAACCGGACTTTCCCAAGTTGACTGTGACAGGTGTTGAGATTGACCCCGCCGTTATCCCACTGGACTACGAGTACTTTGGCTTGAAGCCTGGCGAGGCGAGGCTTGTGAATCAAGATGCACGCGTCTTTATCCGCAACACCACGCAGAAGTTTGACATTGTGATTGTCGACGCTTACATCAATCAAATTTATATTCCACCTCATATGAGTACCGTCGAGTTTTTCGGGGAAATCAAATCCCGCCTCAGACAAGGGGGCATCGCAGCGCTGAACGTCAATGCCACCACCAAAAACTCTCCGCTCCTCTTGTCATTTGAAAAGACCCTGAAACAGGTATACCCGTATGTATATCAAGTGCGTGCGCGGGGGGAATTCAACTACTTGTTACTGGCGTCTGACAGCCCCATTGATGTCAACCGGCTGTCTGTTATCTCGCCTCGCAATCCGCTCTTCAGCGTGGCGCAGCAGTGGCCGCTAAAGCTCAACCCCCTGACAGCAAAGGACGTCCAAAAGGGGATGATTTTGACCGACAATCGCGCCCCGATTGAAATGTTAACGGATTCGATGATATTCAACTATGCGCGCCAAGAGGTTTCACCGACGAGGCAGTAG
- a CDS encoding Gfo/Idh/MocA family oxidoreductase has translation MGKAKIAVIGAGSIAQIGHLPYYRDHPDVDLVAVVDVNLERAQQVAAKFGANSAYADVKEMLQTEKPDAVSICTTNSTHVPLAMMAIEYGADVLVEKPLAIEPSEAWSLVEAARAKDRICMVGMTHRYRNEAAAVKRYVDAGELGDIYYAKAKILRRRGTPTGWFTDKSKSGGGPLMDIGVHVLDVAWWMLGQPAAKRISGQLVQGIGKYDTMASRWQSADEHNRDNSVFDVEDFASAYIRFENNLVLHLEVSWAVNGPQDDALKVDLFGTKAGISLDPLIFYSERNQIMLESKMSTVKNDPYQDEINHFVHCVVHHEQPISPVEQGARVVEMLNGIVRSSAEQREIDL, from the coding sequence ATGGGTAAAGCGAAAATTGCCGTCATCGGTGCAGGTTCCATCGCGCAAATTGGGCATCTGCCGTATTATCGCGATCATCCGGATGTCGATCTCGTTGCCGTCGTCGATGTGAATCTAGAACGGGCACAGCAGGTTGCTGCGAAGTTTGGCGCAAACAGTGCTTATGCGGACGTGAAGGAGATGCTCCAGACCGAAAAGCCAGACGCAGTCAGCATCTGCACGACCAACAGCACCCATGTGCCGCTGGCGATGATGGCCATCGAGTACGGAGCGGATGTGCTCGTGGAGAAACCACTGGCGATTGAGCCTTCTGAGGCATGGAGCCTTGTGGAAGCAGCCAGAGCAAAAGATAGAATATGCATGGTAGGTATGACCCATCGCTATCGCAACGAGGCAGCTGCGGTGAAACGTTACGTCGATGCAGGTGAGCTTGGCGATATTTACTACGCCAAGGCGAAAATCCTGCGCCGCCGCGGCACCCCGACCGGATGGTTTACGGATAAATCTAAATCCGGCGGAGGTCCGTTAATGGATATTGGCGTCCACGTCCTCGACGTGGCATGGTGGATGCTTGGTCAACCTGCGGCAAAGCGCATCTCGGGCCAATTGGTGCAAGGAATCGGTAAGTACGACACGATGGCTTCGCGTTGGCAGTCTGCTGATGAGCACAATCGTGACAACTCTGTCTTTGACGTGGAAGATTTCGCAAGCGCCTACATCCGTTTTGAGAATAACCTCGTGCTTCACCTCGAAGTCAGCTGGGCTGTCAACGGTCCCCAGGACGATGCATTAAAAGTGGATTTGTTTGGGACCAAAGCGGGCATTTCTCTTGATCCGCTGATCTTCTACTCTGAACGCAACCAAATCATGCTGGAATCGAAAATGTCGACGGTCAAGAACGATCCGTATCAGGATGAAATCAACCACTTTGTGCACTGTGTTGTTCACCATGAGCAGCCTATCTCCCCGGTGGAACAGGGTGCGCGCGTGGTTGAGATGCTAAACGGCATCGTGCGCTCGTCTGCAGAGCAGCGGGAGATTGACCTGTAA
- a CDS encoding sugar phosphate isomerase/epimerase gives MKLCLSMWSLHKKYFNDGWTVLDFLNFCAEHEIENVELLDVFWNDKATELVQVNQFLKEHQMTVGAYAVSNDFVNTDEAARQKAQDSIKNGIATALELGTNTIRVFAGDIKPGYDFNNAEAYIVDAFKQVAPAAEAAGVIMALENHGKLAGRGDQVRTIIEKVGSPNLRSTFDMGNFLLVGQSPLDAFAQLSPLVGHVHVKDFLPSKEGKGYQAISGDYYEGMACGQGEVPIEKLVGELKTRGYSGYVSLEYEGFGDETDGVLDSFAYLRPLF, from the coding sequence ATGAAACTTTGTTTGAGTATGTGGAGTCTGCATAAAAAGTACTTCAACGACGGTTGGACTGTGCTCGACTTTTTAAACTTCTGCGCTGAACACGAGATTGAGAACGTGGAGCTGTTAGACGTGTTCTGGAATGATAAAGCAACGGAACTTGTCCAGGTGAACCAGTTTTTGAAGGAACACCAGATGACGGTCGGAGCGTACGCGGTGTCAAATGACTTTGTCAACACGGACGAGGCTGCAAGACAAAAGGCACAGGACAGCATCAAAAATGGCATCGCGACGGCACTTGAGCTTGGAACCAACACGATTCGGGTGTTCGCAGGAGATATCAAGCCAGGCTACGACTTCAATAACGCAGAAGCTTACATTGTTGATGCCTTCAAGCAGGTAGCGCCCGCAGCGGAGGCTGCCGGGGTCATCATGGCCCTCGAGAACCACGGCAAGTTGGCAGGCAGGGGTGACCAAGTACGCACCATCATTGAAAAGGTGGGTAGTCCAAATTTACGATCCACTTTTGACATGGGCAACTTTCTATTAGTTGGGCAATCACCGCTCGATGCTTTCGCACAACTGTCGCCCTTGGTTGGGCACGTCCACGTGAAGGATTTCCTTCCATCCAAAGAGGGCAAAGGATATCAGGCCATTTCCGGCGACTATTACGAAGGCATGGCTTGTGGTCAGGGTGAGGTGCCGATTGAAAAACTAGTAGGCGAGTTGAAAACAAGAGGATATAGCGGGTATGTCTCACTTGAATACGAAGGGTTTGGGGACGAAACAGACGGGGTTCTCGACAGTTTCGCCTACCTGCGCCCCTTGTTTTAA
- a CDS encoding DNA-binding response regulator, with translation MDFDEAYKEFITKHQDAATPNRARRLKNGLQFAEQAFLQEVWWPAFRSFDALHPEYEVRDFKEGYRYIDFAYIQPGFRIAIEIDGYGPHSKDATPEQFSDNLIRQNHLVIDRWHILRFAAGAIKDRPRVFQQIIQQLIGRLTSDTSLTQDKLSLADREIVRLVINLDRPINSTDVMNSIGVSRLTARRHLRGLADRGWLIPTNHKTRIHYYLLASGRTTARL, from the coding sequence ATGGACTTTGACGAAGCGTACAAAGAATTCATCACAAAGCACCAAGATGCAGCAACCCCGAACCGGGCTCGCAGGCTCAAAAATGGGCTCCAATTTGCCGAGCAAGCGTTTCTGCAAGAGGTGTGGTGGCCAGCCTTTCGAAGCTTTGACGCGTTGCATCCCGAGTACGAGGTACGCGACTTTAAGGAAGGATACCGATATATTGACTTTGCATATATCCAGCCAGGATTTCGTATTGCCATCGAGATTGATGGGTACGGCCCCCACTCGAAAGATGCCACGCCTGAACAGTTCAGTGACAACCTCATCCGCCAAAACCACTTGGTAATAGATAGGTGGCATATTCTCCGCTTTGCTGCGGGCGCAATCAAGGATCGCCCTCGAGTCTTCCAACAAATTATCCAGCAACTCATCGGCCGGCTCACAAGTGACACAAGCCTGACGCAGGACAAACTGTCCCTTGCCGATAGAGAAATTGTTCGTCTCGTGATAAATCTCGATCGGCCTATCAACTCCACAGACGTGATGAATAGCATCGGCGTCAGTCGATTAACTGCGAGGAGACATTTGAGAGGACTGGCCGATCGCGGTTGGCTCATTCCAACGAACCATAAAACGCGCATCCACTATTATCTCTTGGCTTCGGGACGTACCACCGCACGACTGTAA
- a CDS encoding serine hydrolase, translated as MMIRHGSVVAEAWWQPYAANRPHMLYSLSKSFTSTAVGMAIAEGRLSLDDSLLSFFPDYITPEIESNMSSVRVRHLLSMTTGHTSDTMPGIHQQGDGDWVRGFLSQPITREPGTHFLYNTGASYMLSAIVQTVTGERLLDYLQPRLFHPLGITGATWEESPQGINTGGFGLSLRTEDIAKFGQLYLNGGKWNGVQLVPEDWVQAATSMQTPTWSDGTDNPDWCQGYGYQFWRCRHDVYRGDGAFGQFCIVLPSHDAVIAMTSGSANMQGILDEVWAHLLPALGSPGTAVQENADQFDTHRELTAKIQALQIDLYTPPVSPVLPVLDVSQMAPASSSDPAAHPASEARSGPGPAPQSGSRPEPGPAPQSGPRPEPESGRLSRAGSGVRAGSPSEVWSEAWPIAWSGAKFRFDPNPLYVTGVQFNFTADSFSLSFTTEDTDYTVTGEYGAWRVESAPEHGFLSLEGKSNALAVRGTWRSSDQFQLILCYVETPFVYTVECTLHEESPETGGLAAAAAAPAASRLPRTLSMTSSRNVHFGSPEAPFVIHAVREP; from the coding sequence ATGATGATCCGGCACGGATCCGTGGTTGCCGAAGCCTGGTGGCAGCCGTACGCGGCCAATCGACCGCACATGCTCTATTCACTCAGCAAAAGTTTTACGTCCACGGCGGTTGGTATGGCGATTGCTGAGGGCAGGCTTTCTCTCGATGACTCGTTGCTGTCTTTCTTCCCTGATTACATCACGCCGGAGATTGAATCGAACATGTCCTCGGTTCGCGTTCGCCATCTGCTCTCCATGACTACGGGGCACACAAGCGATACGATGCCTGGCATTCATCAACAGGGAGATGGGGACTGGGTTCGCGGATTCCTAAGTCAACCGATTACGCGTGAACCAGGCACGCACTTCCTGTACAACACTGGGGCCAGCTACATGCTGTCCGCTATTGTTCAAACGGTAACTGGGGAGCGACTCCTTGATTACCTGCAACCGCGACTGTTTCATCCACTCGGTATCACAGGAGCGACCTGGGAAGAGAGTCCGCAGGGCATCAACACTGGCGGCTTTGGACTCAGCCTCCGTACAGAGGATATCGCGAAATTTGGGCAACTGTATCTGAACGGTGGAAAGTGGAACGGAGTTCAGCTTGTTCCGGAAGACTGGGTGCAAGCCGCAACCTCCATGCAAACGCCAACGTGGTCAGATGGAACTGACAATCCAGACTGGTGCCAGGGATACGGTTACCAATTCTGGCGTTGTAGGCACGACGTCTACCGTGGCGATGGTGCGTTCGGTCAATTCTGCATTGTGTTGCCGAGTCATGATGCGGTCATCGCGATGACGAGCGGATCGGCCAACATGCAGGGAATTCTCGATGAAGTATGGGCGCACCTCTTGCCGGCCTTGGGCTCGCCGGGCACAGCTGTACAGGAGAACGCCGACCAATTCGATACGCATCGTGAGCTCACCGCCAAGATTCAAGCCTTGCAGATAGACCTATATACACCGCCGGTATCACCGGTACTGCCAGTACTTGATGTATCTCAGATGGCACCGGCGAGTAGCTCTGATCCCGCGGCTCATCCCGCGTCTGAGGCCAGGTCTGGTCCCGGGCCTGCTCCCCAGTCCGGCTCTCGGCCTGAGCCCGGGCCTGCTCCCCAGTCTGGCCCTCGGCCTGAGCCCGAGTCTGGTCGCCTGTCTAGGGCCGGGTCTGGGGTTCGAGCTGGCTCCCCATCTGAGGTCTGGTCTGAGGCTTGGCCTATCGCTTGGTCAGGCGCAAAGTTTCGATTTGACCCGAATCCACTTTACGTGACAGGGGTACAATTCAACTTTACTGCCGACTCCTTCTCCCTGTCTTTCACAACGGAAGACACGGATTACACGGTTACAGGTGAGTATGGGGCCTGGCGGGTGGAGAGCGCCCCCGAACACGGCTTTTTGTCCCTTGAAGGAAAAAGTAATGCACTCGCTGTACGAGGTACATGGCGGAGTTCGGACCAGTTTCAGTTGATCCTTTGTTATGTCGAAACACCCTTTGTATATACGGTCGAGTGCACTCTACACGAGGAGAGCCCCGAGACTGGAGGATTGGCAGCCGCCGCTGCGGCTCCGGCTGCGTCGCGGTTGCCACGCACCTTGAGCATGACATCTAGTAGAAACGTGCACTTTGGATCACCAGAAGCACCCTTCGTCATCCATGCAGTTCGTGAGCCGTGA
- a CDS encoding DinB family protein → MVKEVSDQLALLKMLHTTIDKMLEGMSDEDLTKKSGAEYNSVAAVIDHVLLVEGKFLSAFTGAPNDTNTQTPFKEGPAELANIRSRWEASLGEAEAALQGLTEADLDAPGLKLGVGELNKRQLLSYMIAHTAHHRGQIPIIKKLNQGVK, encoded by the coding sequence ATGGTCAAAGAAGTGTCCGATCAGCTAGCGTTACTGAAAATGCTTCACACCACCATCGACAAGATGTTGGAGGGTATGTCCGACGAAGACTTGACCAAGAAGAGCGGCGCAGAATATAACAGCGTTGCCGCCGTCATCGATCACGTTCTTTTGGTCGAGGGCAAATTCCTCTCCGCGTTCACTGGAGCCCCAAACGATACAAACACTCAGACCCCATTCAAGGAAGGCCCTGCTGAGCTGGCCAACATCCGCAGCCGGTGGGAAGCGAGTCTTGGTGAAGCGGAAGCTGCCCTCCAAGGTCTGACAGAGGCCGATCTCGATGCACCAGGTCTCAAACTTGGCGTCGGCGAGCTGAACAAGCGGCAGTTGTTGTCCTATATGATCGCGCATACAGCCCATCACCGTGGACAAATCCCGATTATTAAGAAGTTGAACCAGGGCGTGAAATAA
- a CDS encoding DUF423 domain-containing protein, with protein MTFVSVGAIFGFLSVALGAFGAHALRDKLSAQMLGVYEKGVMYQMYHALALLGVGILFHFGPSHQLLSIAGWLFALGIVLFSGSLYILSLSGKRAFGAITPIGGLCFLAGWALVFFAVV; from the coding sequence GTGACCTTCGTCTCTGTTGGAGCCATCTTCGGCTTCCTATCTGTTGCACTCGGGGCGTTTGGAGCGCACGCGCTGCGGGACAAGTTGTCTGCACAGATGCTCGGTGTCTACGAAAAAGGTGTCATGTACCAGATGTATCACGCACTGGCCCTGCTCGGGGTCGGCATCCTTTTTCATTTCGGGCCTTCGCACCAACTGCTTTCGATTGCAGGCTGGCTGTTCGCCCTTGGCATTGTACTTTTTTCGGGCAGTCTGTACATATTGAGCCTGTCCGGAAAGCGGGCCTTTGGTGCAATTACCCCAATCGGGGGACTGTGTTTCCTGGCAGGCTGGGCGCTGGTCTTCTTCGCTGTAGTGTAA
- a CDS encoding YitT family protein gives MVPFLTPIVRAVVPPNARDRLWLRVMRLVVGLILYGVSDSLLVLAHLGIDPWDVFQQGLALHTGIPIGTWAILVGIAVLFLWIPLRQRPGLGTLLNVLVVGGVMDIFLAHVAPPTALPARITLLLVGVGLNGVATGWYIGAGLGPGPRDGLMVGLAARGLSIRLVRTSIEVTVLVAGWVLGGNVGFGTLLYALSIGPLAQIFIPLFTVRTIQDADTAIPSVPPNGL, from the coding sequence ATGGTCCCATTTTTAACGCCAATCGTTCGAGCGGTGGTACCGCCGAATGCACGAGACCGCCTATGGCTTCGCGTCATGAGGCTGGTGGTAGGGCTGATACTCTATGGCGTCAGCGATTCGCTCCTCGTGCTGGCGCATCTTGGCATTGACCCTTGGGATGTCTTCCAGCAAGGGCTCGCTTTACACACAGGCATACCCATCGGGACCTGGGCCATCCTCGTCGGAATTGCAGTCCTGTTCCTGTGGATCCCGTTGCGACAACGGCCCGGCCTCGGCACACTACTGAATGTGCTCGTGGTGGGTGGCGTGATGGACATCTTCCTTGCGCACGTGGCACCCCCGACCGCACTCCCGGCACGCATTACCCTGCTCCTTGTTGGTGTGGGGCTGAACGGGGTGGCGACAGGCTGGTACATTGGGGCAGGCCTCGGTCCCGGACCGAGGGACGGACTGATGGTCGGTCTTGCTGCGCGTGGGCTGTCCATCAGGCTTGTCCGCACCTCTATTGAAGTGACGGTACTTGTCGCAGGCTGGGTACTTGGAGGGAATGTTGGCTTTGGAACACTCCTCTACGCCCTGTCGATTGGTCCCTTAGCACAGATTTTCATCCCACTTTTCACTGTGCGGACCATCCAAGATGCGGACACAGCGATACCTTCGGTGCCTCCGAATGGGTTATGA
- a CDS encoding RNA polymerase sigma factor — MGSDAKEEIHRLYELYADDIYRYARLTLNDDSEANDVVQEVFFRAFKAWHSFRRDASEKTWLASIARNYIFDLIREKKIKKQFLSKYTPPYLAEEQQDITDVMTVEDAVAQLKESYRQVFILRHVEDLSVAETARTLGWTEAKVRVTDMRALIKLRGQLSRGKEVRDDNEFNAQN; from the coding sequence ATGGGGTCTGATGCAAAAGAGGAAATTCATCGATTGTATGAGTTGTATGCGGACGACATCTACCGATACGCAAGGTTGACGCTCAACGACGACAGCGAGGCAAACGATGTGGTGCAGGAGGTGTTCTTTCGAGCCTTCAAAGCTTGGCACAGTTTTCGGCGGGACGCTTCGGAAAAGACATGGTTAGCCAGCATTGCTCGCAACTATATCTTTGATCTCATACGGGAAAAGAAGATTAAGAAGCAGTTTTTGTCCAAATACACGCCACCATATCTGGCCGAAGAACAACAAGACATTACGGACGTGATGACGGTGGAAGATGCGGTTGCGCAGCTTAAAGAATCGTACCGCCAGGTGTTCATTTTGCGCCATGTTGAAGACCTTTCGGTTGCCGAGACTGCGAGAACGCTTGGGTGGACTGAAGCCAAGGTCCGGGTTACGGACATGCGAGCACTCATCAAACTGAGAGGACAGTTGTCTCGGGGGAAGGAGGTACGAGATGATAATGAATTCAACGCGCAAAACTGA
- a CDS encoding SDR family NAD(P)-dependent oxidoreductase, translated as MRLSGNTILITGGSTGIGLAFAERFIATGNTVIVCGRRESVLQAAKEKFPNLITRVCDVGLKSDRIALFDWVTTNYPDVNVLVNNAGIQQRFHVLKADAKDNWSYYNNEIMVNAEAPIHLSMLFAPFFAQKEKAAIVNVTSGLAFTPLAIAPIYSATKAALHSYTMSLRHQLAHTSVEVIEVAPPAVNTDLGGSDLHVHGEPLDAFTDGIFQGFEDNKQEIGYGSSVNRLRMSRDEVDVYVENMYQAIKNTIE; from the coding sequence ATGAGACTTTCAGGAAATACAATACTCATCACAGGTGGCAGTACGGGCATTGGACTTGCTTTTGCAGAGCGCTTTATCGCAACAGGCAACACAGTCATCGTTTGCGGACGGCGCGAAAGTGTCCTTCAAGCTGCGAAAGAAAAGTTCCCAAATCTCATCACTCGCGTCTGTGACGTTGGACTTAAATCCGACCGAATCGCATTGTTTGACTGGGTGACAACGAATTATCCAGACGTCAATGTATTGGTGAACAACGCGGGGATTCAACAGCGCTTTCATGTACTGAAGGCGGATGCGAAGGACAATTGGAGCTATTACAACAATGAAATCATGGTCAATGCCGAAGCTCCTATTCATCTATCCATGCTGTTCGCGCCATTTTTTGCACAAAAAGAGAAGGCTGCCATTGTCAATGTGACGTCCGGTTTGGCCTTTACGCCTCTGGCGATTGCCCCCATTTATTCGGCGACCAAAGCGGCACTTCACTCATATACGATGAGTCTCAGGCACCAACTCGCTCATACATCTGTCGAGGTCATTGAAGTGGCTCCACCAGCTGTGAACACCGATTTAGGTGGGTCGGATCTGCATGTACATGGAGAACCCTTAGATGCCTTCACAGATGGAATTTTCCAAGGTTTCGAAGACAATAAGCAGGAGATTGGTTATGGCTCGTCTGTGAATCGCCTACGCATGTCGCGAGACGAGGTCGACGTATACGTTGAAAATATGTATCAAGCGATAAAAAACACCATTGAATGA